A part of Anaerotignum faecicola genomic DNA contains:
- a CDS encoding YodL domain-containing protein gives MASLRDSVKDYQEELRDGIAWVAFWKEGRSWNAELFHLEVDGTLEPFDRSRLEEIKAADPAAVILNGYYCGHLGENMSLDELTAGVRHHYKNGTNDVAGFIEAHDDRLPPELIEEARAAAHAAGLPFSEKPYRDGEDFDPYIFDGSMSIEDYELMHRMIEKERSEQMDEWKTGYSSYDRDRLEAADKMKIERGIYFDTKNADISPLTALPLAELVKLREESAVAEQTVFENLKVQASAWEEQAGKTLLFDKAIEYARIPEVKHTANKWQDEDNDRHTISNRVYKMSYHVYENTRYDRKAEKSIPYSYTLSWNIYTNSPHGYGQAKIAGQDRKVFADRAAMEKYLNGRIKAYEKLFTEISPAIPPEYAEQFRVNGQLLPGYTVEGEEIKQPAADISAAAPRTEPGQETEQFAILIDSRTRFETGEPGGYWLSMPATKEELHKAMRSVGITADNPQDFFIHGYSDREDRHIALPYDMVCAAQVDELNFLAARLETLDASGIAALNAATQRRNGFENIGQLIDFTYNEDFFVHIPEVHTPRELGDYYLNKSGMVQMPAEWKNSIDPIAFGRNAAAQEKGSFTEYGYLVESGDEWEKHFEGRDVPEEYRIMSYPQPTIELDAAPAVQATVPEATPQEPRPVIPIVLTSEKPAEKLKEITDRLEQGITELFDSERYKEYLRVMSKFHNYSFNNTLLIAMQKPDASLIAGFSAWKNNFGRNVMKGQKGIKILAPSPFKIKKEMEKIDPQTQKAIIGKDGKPVTEEKEITIPAFKVVSVFDVSQTEGREIPDIAVNMLTGDVEHYKEVFAALEKTSPVPVGFEKIEGGAHGYYHLEDKRIALDEGMSELQTLKTLIHEIAHAKLHDIDLNAPLEDLENRPDRRTREVQAESIAYTVCQHYGLDTSDYSFGYVAGWSAGRDLAELKSSLETIRSTAAEIINSIDEHIAELQKEQAQDAPREKAAMQEYIYKIEANPRTTGDNDRFFLQAYLPQENGRAKIGDVLYIGSLAKCRELMGGLNAGELTQGEVKELYAKAQEAEADKDTFSIYQLKQGDETRDFRFEPYDRLQAAGNVVDKTNYELVYSAELTPGTSLEDIYTRFNIDHPKDFKGHSLSVSDVVVLHQNGQDAAHYVDSFGYKEVPEFLQEQTQQPEKINPLKHVEDTIEQNDNNFDGIINNTPTVDELEAKVKAGEQISLVDLAEAIKADKERGKEKPSIRAQLKADKERTGKKKNAKQKSQDLERS, from the coding sequence ATGGCAAGTTTGCGCGACAGCGTAAAGGACTATCAAGAGGAACTTAGGGACGGTATTGCATGGGTAGCATTTTGGAAAGAGGGACGTTCATGGAACGCCGAGCTGTTTCATCTTGAAGTGGACGGTACTTTAGAACCGTTTGACAGGAGCCGGTTAGAGGAAATCAAGGCGGCTGACCCCGCCGCCGTTATTCTAAACGGCTACTACTGCGGGCATTTAGGCGAGAATATGAGCCTTGACGAGCTGACCGCCGGAGTGCGCCACCACTACAAAAACGGCACAAATGACGTTGCCGGATTTATCGAAGCCCACGACGACAGACTTCCCCCGGAGCTTATCGAGGAAGCAAGAGCCGCCGCCCATGCAGCGGGGCTTCCCTTTTCCGAAAAGCCATACCGGGACGGGGAAGATTTTGACCCTTATATATTTGACGGAAGCATGAGCATTGAGGACTACGAGCTTATGCACCGCATGATTGAAAAAGAAAGGAGCGAGCAAATGGACGAATGGAAAACAGGTTATTCCTCATACGACCGCGACAGACTGGAAGCCGCCGACAAGATGAAGATTGAGCGCGGTATCTATTTTGACACGAAAAACGCGGACATTTCCCCGCTGACCGCCTTACCTCTTGCCGAGCTTGTGAAGCTGCGGGAGGAAAGCGCGGTTGCGGAACAGACTGTTTTTGAAAATCTGAAAGTACAGGCTTCCGCATGGGAGGAACAGGCAGGAAAGACCCTGCTATTTGACAAAGCGATTGAGTATGCGAGAATACCCGAAGTGAAGCATACGGCGAACAAGTGGCAGGACGAGGACAACGACCGCCACACCATCAGCAACCGGGTATATAAAATGAGCTACCATGTGTATGAAAATACCCGCTACGACAGAAAAGCAGAGAAATCTATCCCGTACTCCTATACGTTATCTTGGAACATCTACACCAACAGCCCCCACGGGTACGGACAGGCAAAAATTGCCGGACAGGACAGAAAGGTATTTGCTGACCGGGCAGCTATGGAAAAATATCTGAACGGGCGTATCAAGGCGTATGAAAAACTTTTTACGGAAATCTCCCCGGCTATCCCGCCGGAATACGCGGAACAGTTTAGGGTAAACGGACAGCTCTTACCAGGCTACACCGTAGAGGGCGAGGAAATCAAGCAGCCCGCCGCCGACATTTCCGCCGCTGCACCGAGAACCGAACCGGGACAGGAAACGGAACAGTTTGCAATCCTGATTGACAGCCGCACCCGCTTTGAAACGGGAGAACCGGGTGGCTACTGGCTTTCCATGCCCGCCACAAAGGAAGAACTTCACAAAGCTATGCGAAGCGTCGGCATTACCGCTGACAATCCGCAGGATTTTTTCATTCATGGGTATTCTGACCGGGAGGACAGACACATTGCCCTGCCGTATGACATGGTATGCGCGGCACAGGTGGACGAGCTGAACTTCCTTGCGGCAAGACTGGAAACCCTTGACGCTTCCGGGATTGCCGCGCTGAACGCAGCCACGCAGCGCAGGAATGGTTTTGAGAATATCGGGCAGCTCATTGACTTTACCTATAACGAGGACTTTTTCGTGCATATCCCCGAAGTCCACACGCCCCGCGAATTGGGCGATTATTACCTTAACAAATCCGGCATGGTGCAAATGCCCGCTGAATGGAAAAACAGCATTGACCCTATCGCCTTTGGACGAAACGCCGCCGCGCAGGAAAAAGGCAGCTTTACGGAATACGGCTACCTTGTGGAAAGCGGCGACGAATGGGAGAAACACTTTGAGGGACGGGACGTGCCGGAGGAATACCGCATTATGAGCTACCCGCAGCCGACCATCGAACTGGACGCAGCCCCGGCAGTACAGGCGACTGTTCCCGAAGCAACGCCGCAGGAGCCGCGCCCGGTTATCCCCATTGTCTTAACTTCCGAGAAGCCCGCCGAAAAGCTCAAAGAGATAACCGACCGCTTGGAGCAAGGCATTACGGAACTGTTCGACAGCGAGCGTTACAAGGAATATCTGCGCGTCATGTCAAAGTTTCATAATTACAGCTTTAACAATACGCTGCTGATCGCCATGCAAAAGCCCGACGCTTCCCTTATCGCCGGATTTTCCGCATGGAAAAATAACTTTGGACGAAACGTGATGAAAGGACAAAAGGGTATCAAAATCCTTGCCCCGTCGCCGTTCAAGATTAAAAAAGAAATGGAGAAAATCGACCCGCAGACACAGAAAGCCATTATCGGCAAAGACGGAAAGCCCGTAACCGAGGAAAAGGAAATCACAATCCCCGCCTTTAAGGTGGTATCGGTCTTTGACGTATCGCAGACCGAGGGCAGGGAAATCCCCGATATTGCCGTAAATATGCTGACCGGGGACGTGGAGCATTACAAGGAGGTTTTCGCTGCCCTTGAAAAGACTTCTCCTGTTCCTGTCGGCTTTGAAAAAATCGAGGGCGGCGCACATGGTTACTACCACTTGGAGGACAAGCGTATTGCCCTTGATGAGGGCATGAGCGAGCTGCAAACCTTAAAGACCCTTATCCATGAAATCGCCCATGCGAAGCTGCACGACATTGACCTAAACGCCCCTTTGGAGGACTTGGAGAACAGACCCGACCGCCGCACCCGTGAGGTGCAGGCAGAAAGTATTGCCTATACCGTGTGCCAGCATTACGGGCTTGATACTTCCGATTATTCCTTTGGGTATGTTGCCGGGTGGAGTGCCGGACGGGACCTTGCCGAACTGAAAAGCTCCCTTGAAACAATCCGCAGCACCGCAGCGGAAATCATCAACAGCATTGATGAACATATCGCAGAGCTGCAAAAGGAACAGGCGCAGGACGCTCCGAGGGAGAAAGCCGCCATGCAGGAGTACATTTACAAGATTGAAGCCAACCCCCGCACAACGGGCGACAACGACCGCTTTTTCCTGCAAGCCTATCTCCCGCAGGAAAACGGCAGGGCAAAAATCGGGGACGTGCTGTATATCGGCAGCCTTGCAAAATGCCGGGAACTCATGGGCGGGCTGAACGCCGGAGAGCTGACGCAGGGAGAAGTAAAGGAGCTATATGCAAAGGCGCAGGAAGCCGAAGCCGACAAAGACACCTTTTCCATTTATCAGCTAAAGCAAGGGGACGAAACGCGGGACTTCCGCTTTGAGCCTTACGACCGCCTGCAGGCGGCGGGAAATGTGGTTGATAAGACAAACTATGAGCTTGTCTATTCCGCAGAGCTTACGCCGGGTACTTCCCTTGAAGATATTTACACCCGTTTCAATATCGACCACCCGAAAGATTTTAAGGGACACAGCCTTTCCGTTTCCGACGTGGTAGTGCTTCATCAGAACGGACAGGACGCGGCGCATTATGTAGATAGTTTCGGCTACAAGGAAGTGCCGGAGTTTTTGCAGGAGCAGACACAACAGCCGGAAAAGATAAACCCGCTAAAGCACGTCGAGGACACAATCGAGCAGAACGACAACAACTTTGACGGTATCATCAACAACACCCCTACGGTTGACGAACTGGAAGCAAAGGTAAAAGCCGGGGAACAGATTTCCCTTGTTGACCTTGCAGAAGCGATTAAGGCAGACAAAGAACGCGGCAAAGAAAAGCCCTCTATCCGGGCGCAGCTTAAAGCTGACAAAGAACGGACGGGGAAAAAGAAGAACGCAAAGCAGAAGTCGCAGGACTTGGAAAGGAGCTGA
- a CDS encoding DUF6050 family protein, whose protein sequence is MTRGEIWKDFFKRTVLPAVIALFLFFMFKNVFTEDGQTNYFYVWLCCGIPFGIRRMFVWLVPHGYDIAGTVGIIALNFILGGIIGGVILIWRLVVAAWYIPLTIYRLLTTDKGATPQINMEK, encoded by the coding sequence ATGACACGCGGGGAAATTTGGAAAGACTTTTTTAAGAGAACCGTTTTGCCCGCCGTTATCGCATTGTTTTTATTCTTCATGTTTAAGAACGTCTTTACAGAGGACGGGCAGACCAATTACTTTTATGTGTGGCTGTGCTGCGGTATTCCCTTTGGTATTCGCCGTATGTTCGTATGGCTTGTACCGCATGGGTATGACATAGCCGGAACGGTGGGTATCATTGCCCTCAACTTCATTTTGGGCGGCATTATCGGTGGGGTCATTTTGATATGGCGGCTCGTCGTGGCTGCATGGTATATCCCCCTTACGATATACCGTTTACTTACCACAGATAAGGGCGCAACCCCTCAAATCAACATGGAAAAATAG
- a CDS encoding transposon-transfer assisting family protein: protein MSMNRFTVEETNLLSIYHEGSKAQLIENMTAALPYMDAGLRELAERTISKVNALTDAEYKELSVYPADEV, encoded by the coding sequence ATGAGCATGAATAGATTTACTGTTGAGGAAACAAACCTTTTGAGCATTTACCATGAGGGAAGCAAGGCGCAGCTTATTGAGAACATGACCGCTGCGCTGCCTTACATGGACGCGGGATTACGGGAGCTTGCAGAGCGCACCATTTCCAAAGTGAACGCGCTGACCGACGCCGAGTACAAAGAGCTTTCCGTTTATCCTGCTGATGAAGTATGA
- a CDS encoding helix-turn-helix transcriptional regulator: MKQSKEKFDFKAFGQAIKAARKAKGISRNQLADKLNIAPRYIASIENSGQHPSLQILYELVTLLDVSVDQFFFPEREQEKSTRRRQLDTMLDGMSEKDLKILSATAKGIEEANNETTGE; this comes from the coding sequence ATGAAGCAGAGCAAAGAAAAGTTTGATTTTAAGGCTTTCGGACAGGCTATCAAAGCGGCAAGAAAAGCAAAGGGAATTTCCCGCAACCAGTTAGCGGATAAGCTGAACATTGCGCCGCGATATATCGCGTCCATTGAAAACAGCGGGCAGCACCCAAGTTTGCAGATTTTGTATGAGCTTGTAACCCTGCTTGACGTATCGGTAGACCAGTTCTTTTTCCCGGAACGGGAACAGGAAAAGTCCACACGCCGCCGTCAGCTTGATACCATGCTCGACGGCATGAGTGAAAAGGATTTGAAAATCCTGTCAGCTACCGCAAAAGGGATTGAGGAAGCCAACAACGAAACAACGGGGGAATAA
- a CDS encoding plasmid mobilization protein, with product MNGRKRTVQIKFRVTEEERAFIEQKMQLVPTRNMEAYLRKMAIDGYIIQIDHADIKAMTAEIQKIGVNVNQIAKRVNATGSVYQEDIEEIKEVLAEIWRLQRLSLLKAR from the coding sequence ATGAACGGCAGGAAACGGACAGTACAAATTAAATTCAGAGTAACAGAGGAAGAACGGGCGTTCATTGAACAGAAAATGCAGCTCGTCCCTACCCGGAACATGGAAGCCTACTTGCGGAAAATGGCAATCGACGGGTATATCATTCAGATAGACCATGCCGACATAAAAGCTATGACAGCGGAGATACAGAAAATCGGGGTCAATGTCAATCAGATTGCAAAGCGCGTCAATGCGACGGGCAGCGTCTACCAAGAGGATATAGAAGAAATCAAGGAGGTGCTTGCGGAGATATGGCGGTTACAAAGATTAAGCCTATTAAAAGCACGTTAA
- a CDS encoding relaxase/mobilization nuclease domain-containing protein encodes MAVTKIKPIKSTLKKALDYIQNPNKTDGKMLVSSFGCSYETADIEFGFTLSQALDRGNNLAHHLIQSFEPGEVDYEKAHEIGKQLADAVTKGQYEYVLTTHIDKGHIHNHIIFCAVNFVDYHKYVSNKRTYYGIRNISDRLCRENGLSVLVPEKGGKGKNYAVYKKEKTAKAKLKLAVDTLIPQVSDFEELLARLQAEGFTIKRGKYVSCLVPGQERFTRLKTLGADYTEEAIRERIEGKRTRTAKAPKTERGVSLLIDIENSIKAAQSRGYEQWAKIHNLKQAAKTMNFITEHKIEQYTDLTAKIAEIQTESEQAADALKSAEKRLVDMAVLIKNVSTFQKTKPAYDAYRKARNKDSYRAAHEREIILHEAAAKALKAAGVSKLPNLTALQSEYEKLQEQKEALYADYGRLKKQVKEYDVIKQNIDSILRQPREPEREKGKERGE; translated from the coding sequence ATGGCGGTTACAAAGATTAAGCCTATTAAAAGCACGTTAAAAAAAGCCCTTGACTATATCCAAAACCCGAACAAGACGGACGGGAAAATGCTGGTGTCCTCGTTCGGGTGCAGCTATGAAACGGCAGATATTGAGTTCGGATTTACATTGTCGCAAGCTCTTGACAGAGGAAACAACCTCGCACACCATTTGATACAATCTTTTGAGCCGGGGGAAGTCGATTATGAGAAAGCCCATGAAATCGGAAAACAGCTTGCCGACGCGGTAACAAAGGGGCAATATGAATACGTCCTTACCACTCACATAGATAAAGGGCATATCCATAACCACATCATTTTTTGTGCGGTAAACTTTGTAGACTACCACAAGTATGTTTCCAACAAGCGCACCTATTACGGAATACGCAACATCAGCGACAGGCTGTGCCGGGAAAACGGCTTGTCCGTCCTTGTGCCGGAGAAAGGCGGCAAGGGAAAGAATTATGCGGTGTATAAGAAAGAGAAAACCGCCAAAGCAAAATTGAAACTTGCCGTCGATACCCTTATCCCCCAAGTGTCCGACTTTGAAGAATTGCTCGCGCGGTTACAGGCAGAAGGCTTCACAATCAAACGGGGAAAATATGTGTCCTGTTTGGTTCCGGGACAGGAACGGTTTACCCGTTTGAAAACCCTCGGCGCAGATTATACAGAGGAAGCAATCCGGGAACGGATAGAGGGCAAGCGTACCCGCACCGCCAAAGCTCCCAAGACAGAACGCGGCGTGTCCCTGCTCATTGATATTGAAAACAGTATCAAGGCGGCGCAGAGCCGGGGTTATGAACAATGGGCGAAAATCCACAATCTGAAACAGGCAGCTAAGACCATGAATTTTATTACGGAACACAAGATTGAACAATACACCGACTTGACCGCAAAAATCGCAGAGATACAGACAGAGAGCGAACAGGCGGCAGACGCATTAAAGAGCGCGGAAAAACGGCTTGTAGATATGGCGGTGCTTATCAAGAATGTTTCCACGTTCCAAAAGACAAAACCCGCCTATGACGCATACCGCAAAGCAAGAAATAAGGACAGTTACCGGGCAGCCCATGAGCGCGAAATCATCTTGCATGAAGCAGCGGCAAAGGCATTAAAGGCGGCGGGCGTTTCCAAGCTCCCGAACCTCACCGCGCTGCAATCGGAATATGAAAAGCTCCAGGAACAGAAAGAAGCCCTTTACGCCGACTATGGCAGACTGAAAAAACAGGTCAAAGAGTACGACGTTATCAAACAGAACATAGACAGCATTTTACGGCAGCCAAGAGAACCGGAACGGGAAAAAGGAAAAGAACGCGGGGAGTAG
- a CDS encoding helix-turn-helix domain-containing protein, translated as MEQEMPDYETIRAAVAGEKWALEKVLACYGDEINRLAMVKKRQPDGSVKEEIDDDLRQTLILKLLEAIPQFPIEKE; from the coding sequence ATGGAACAGGAAATGCCGGACTATGAAACGATACGCGCCGCCGTTGCGGGCGAAAAATGGGCGTTGGAAAAAGTGCTTGCTTGTTACGGTGACGAAATCAACCGCCTTGCAATGGTAAAAAAGCGTCAGCCGGACGGAAGCGTAAAAGAGGAAATCGACGACGATTTACGGCAAACGCTCATACTGAAACTGTTAGAAGCTATCCCACAATTCCCAATAGAAAAGGAGTGA
- a CDS encoding cysteine-rich VLP domain-containing protein, which yields MTGIKRLTPRQSRKVNTLVKKECCNCENGNCILLDDGDTCVCPQLISYSLLCKWFRIAVLPLDKLLYAELYQTEDRKKCTVCGAFFASTSNSVKYCPDCRKRITRRQAAERMRKRRALVTR from the coding sequence ATGACCGGGATTAAGCGGCTGACGCCGCGACAAAGCCGCAAGGTAAACACCCTTGTGAAAAAGGAGTGCTGCAACTGCGAGAATGGCAACTGTATTTTACTGGACGACGGGGACACTTGCGTATGCCCGCAGCTCATTTCCTATTCCCTGCTCTGTAAGTGGTTTCGGATTGCCGTACTTCCTCTTGATAAGCTGCTCTATGCGGAACTCTATCAGACCGAGGACAGAAAGAAATGTACCGTGTGCGGCGCGTTCTTTGCGTCCACCTCTAACAGCGTCAAATACTGCCCGGACTGTCGGAAGCGGATTACCCGCAGACAGGCAGCCGAGCGCATGAGAAAACGGCGCGCTCTTGTTACGCGGTAA
- the vanR gene encoding VanR-ABDEGLN family response regulator transcription factor, with product MNEKILVVDDEKEIADLLEVYLKNDNYIVHKYYNGIEALECIQKTEIDLAILDVMLPDIDGFRICQKIRENFYFPVIMLTAKIDDGDKIMGLTIGADDYITKPFNPLEVIARVKTQLRRYQKYNNPTKKQFFPKSEYDIRGLIINKDTHKCFLFGKEISLTPIEFSILWYLCEHQGKVVSTEELFENIWKEKYLDNNNTVMAHIGRLREKLNEPAKNPKFIKTVWGVGYEIE from the coding sequence ATGAATGAAAAAATTTTAGTTGTAGATGATGAAAAAGAGATAGCAGATTTACTTGAAGTTTATCTTAAAAACGATAATTATATAGTACACAAATATTACAATGGAATTGAAGCATTGGAATGTATTCAGAAAACGGAAATTGATTTGGCGATATTGGACGTTATGCTTCCTGATATAGACGGATTCCGTATTTGCCAAAAAATTAGAGAAAATTTTTATTTCCCTGTTATTATGCTTACAGCTAAAATTGATGATGGCGATAAAATAATGGGGCTAACAATAGGTGCCGATGATTATATAACAAAACCTTTTAATCCCCTTGAAGTCATTGCAAGAGTGAAAACACAGTTAAGACGCTATCAGAAGTACAACAATCCAACAAAAAAGCAGTTTTTTCCAAAAAGTGAATATGACATTAGAGGATTGATTATCAATAAGGACACGCATAAATGCTTTTTGTTCGGAAAAGAAATATCTTTAACTCCTATCGAGTTTTCAATCCTTTGGTATTTATGTGAACATCAAGGCAAAGTTGTTTCAACTGAGGAACTATTTGAAAATATCTGGAAAGAAAAATATTTAGATAATAACAACACCGTAATGGCACATATAGGGCGGCTTAGAGAAAAATTAAATGAACCCGCCAAAAATCCAAAATTTATCAAAACAGTTTGGGGGGTAGGTTATGAAATTGAATAA
- a CDS encoding helix-turn-helix domain-containing protein: MEYMSCPEAAEKWGISERRVQILCKENRIPGVSKIGYMWLIPKSAVKPFDKRIKRSVDNE, from the coding sequence ATGGAATATATGTCTTGTCCCGAAGCAGCGGAAAAATGGGGTATTTCTGAACGGCGTGTGCAGATACTTTGTAAAGAAAATCGAATACCTGGTGTTTCAAAAATCGGTTATATGTGGTTGATACCCAAGAGCGCAGTAAAACCATTTGATAAAAGGATAAAAAGGAGTGTAGACAATGAATGA
- a CDS encoding DNA topoisomerase 3, translating to MKLVICEKPSVGAAVAAALGVTGRKDGYIEGNGYLISWCIGHLVQLSEAAAYGEQYKKWSYDSLPILPQEWQYTVAADKGKQFKILKDLMHRADVSEVVNACDAGREGELIFRFVYHQAGCKKPFTRLWISSMENEAIRSGFDNLKDGREYDALYHSALCRAKADWLIGINATRLFSCLYGKTLNVGRVQTPTLKMLVDRDAAITGFQKETYYHVRLTLPGAEAASAKICAADEAGKLKAACEASAAVCTSLVKEKKTIAPPKLFDLTSLQREANRIYGYTAKQTLDLAQALYEKKLLTYPRTDSAFLTDDMGETATGIIKVLCEKLSFMEGADFSPEIAKVLNSKKVSDHHAIIPTMELAKADLTALPESERNILTLAGARLLMATAEPHVYEAVTAVFSCADHEFTAKGKAVIAAGWKEIERLYRATLKKKPDSDDENELVLDVPDFSEGQTFENPAAKVTEHATTPPKPHNEASLLSAMERAGNEDTDPDAERRGLGTPATRAAVIEKLVKGGFVERKGKQLFPTKDGTNLVCVLPDSLTSPQLTAAWENNLTQIAKGNADPAAFMQGIEAMAQGLVKTYASVLGEKQELFKTEKTEIGKCPRCKSPVYEGKKNYYCSNKECGFTMWKNDRFFEERKTVFTRSIAAALLKSGKVKVKKLYSPKTGKTYDGTVLLADTGGKYVNYKVTISKDKELE from the coding sequence ATGAAACTTGTGATTTGTGAGAAGCCCAGCGTCGGGGCGGCGGTTGCCGCCGCCCTTGGCGTTACGGGCAGAAAAGACGGATATATCGAGGGAAACGGCTACCTCATTTCTTGGTGTATCGGGCATTTGGTACAGCTTTCCGAAGCTGCCGCCTATGGGGAACAGTACAAGAAATGGAGCTATGACAGCTTACCCATTCTGCCGCAGGAATGGCAGTACACCGTAGCTGCCGACAAGGGAAAACAATTCAAAATCTTAAAAGACCTCATGCACCGCGCCGACGTTTCGGAAGTCGTGAACGCCTGCGACGCAGGACGCGAGGGCGAGTTGATTTTCCGATTTGTCTATCATCAAGCGGGCTGCAAGAAGCCCTTTACCCGTCTTTGGATTTCCTCAATGGAAAACGAAGCAATCCGAAGTGGCTTTGACAATCTGAAGGACGGGCGGGAATACGACGCCCTCTACCATTCCGCACTATGCAGGGCAAAGGCTGACTGGCTTATCGGCATTAACGCGACCCGCCTTTTCTCCTGCCTGTATGGAAAGACCTTGAACGTGGGGCGTGTGCAGACCCCGACCCTCAAAATGCTTGTAGACCGGGACGCTGCGATTACAGGCTTTCAGAAAGAAACCTACTACCATGTGCGCCTTACTCTCCCCGGCGCAGAAGCGGCAAGCGCGAAGATCTGCGCCGCTGATGAAGCGGGCAAACTGAAAGCAGCCTGCGAAGCGTCGGCGGCTGTCTGTACTTCCCTTGTGAAAGAAAAGAAAACCATTGCCCCGCCGAAGCTCTTTGACCTTACCAGTTTACAGCGGGAAGCAAACCGTATTTACGGGTACACCGCGAAGCAGACCCTTGACCTGGCGCAAGCCCTCTATGAAAAGAAGCTCTTGACCTATCCGAGAACGGACAGCGCATTTCTGACCGACGACATGGGAGAAACAGCGACGGGCATTATCAAGGTGCTTTGTGAGAAACTTTCCTTTATGGAGGGCGCGGATTTTTCGCCGGAGATTGCAAAGGTGCTGAACAGTAAAAAGGTATCAGACCACCACGCAATCATTCCCACTATGGAGCTTGCAAAGGCTGACCTTACCGCGCTGCCGGAAAGCGAGCGCAATATCCTGACCCTTGCCGGGGCGCGTCTGCTTATGGCAACCGCAGAGCCGCACGTTTACGAAGCGGTAACGGCGGTTTTCTCCTGCGCCGACCATGAATTTACGGCAAAGGGAAAGGCGGTAATCGCTGCCGGGTGGAAAGAGATTGAACGGCTTTACCGGGCGACCCTCAAAAAGAAGCCGGACAGCGACGACGAAAACGAGCTTGTGTTAGATGTGCCGGACTTTTCCGAGGGGCAGACCTTTGAAAATCCGGCGGCAAAAGTGACAGAGCATGCCACCACGCCCCCGAAGCCCCACAATGAAGCAAGTCTTTTGTCGGCTATGGAACGCGCCGGGAATGAGGACACCGACCCGGACGCAGAACGCCGGGGGCTTGGTACGCCTGCCACCCGCGCCGCCGTCATTGAAAAGTTAGTCAAAGGCGGCTTTGTGGAGCGCAAGGGCAAGCAGCTATTTCCCACCAAAGACGGCACAAACCTTGTCTGCGTCCTGCCGGATAGTCTGACCTCTCCGCAGCTTACGGCTGCATGGGAAAACAATCTGACGCAGATTGCAAAGGGCAACGCCGACCCTGCCGCTTTCATGCAGGGAATTGAAGCAATGGCACAGGGGCTTGTAAAAACCTACGCTTCCGTGTTGGGTGAGAAACAAGAGCTTTTCAAGACAGAAAAAACAGAGATTGGGAAGTGTCCCCGCTGCAAGTCCCCGGTCTATGAGGGAAAGAAAAACTACTACTGTTCCAACAAAGAGTGCGGCTTTACCATGTGGAAAAATGACCGCTTCTTTGAGGAACGTAAAACCGTCTTTACCCGGTCGATTGCCGCAGCACTCTTAAAATCCGGCAAGGTAAAAGTCAAAAAGCTGTACTCTCCGAAAACAGGCAAAACCTATGACGGAACGGTACTTTTAGCTGATACGGGCGGCAAGTATGTGAATTACAAAGTAACCATTTCAAAGGACAAAGAACTGGAATAG